One part of the Cyclobacteriaceae bacterium genome encodes these proteins:
- a CDS encoding TAT-variant-translocated molybdopterin oxidoreductase: MEKESTKKIYWKGLEQLTNDAEFVKHAHREFAPGPEEDLGHSRRDFLKMMGFGVAAVSLAACEAPIRKAIPYVNKPEDTDPSIANYYASTYTNGGDYCSIVVKTREGRPIKIEGNSLSSVTKGGTSAQVEASVLSLYDNARLRFPRVADNKKASWEDLDKAVIEKLNAIGGGKIVIVSNTIISPSTKAVIEKFKAKYPSAQLVQYDQSSCYGMLKANEESFGKAMIPSYDFSKAKVIVSVAADFLGSWVAPIEFTKQYAQTRDVGEDKKEMSRHYQFEAGMSLAGANADYRTQIKPSEEGAVLVQLYNLLATKAGGSTVSGGVDKPNLAKAAEDLWKNRGNALVVAGSNDKSIQVVVNAINDILGSYGSTILPHIPVNYRQGDDQAMADFIKEVNAGSVAGVIFYNCNPVYDHPMGSQLASGLGKVQLKVATAYKEDETASLVDFIAPDHHYLEAWNDAEPKKNHYSVAQPAITPIFKSRAAQESFLIWAGETNVDYFEIVKNNWKNWFYKSGNFQTWWDTCLYNGVLELPVEAATVSFAGDVGAAASAIASNYKGGSGFEVFVFENATVGNGSQANNPLLQELPDPITKAVWEHYVTVAPADSKGINFKEAKTEYYTISIPGKEPVKLPVLVQPGQTPGTLGIPLGYGRTKAGKVADGIGKNAYPLINMVNGSLSYSVAGASFEPAGERYQIATTQTHQTYMARQTVVQETTLSNFSRADWKKEFKPKIATWKDPNHKVAPEELSLWKGHDYKNHHWGMAIDLNTCIGCGACVVACNVENNVSMVGREEVINRREMHWLRIDRYYSSDAAVHDVRGLEEAAENPEVVFQPMLCQHCNNAPCETVCPVAATTHSTEGLNQMTYNRCIGTRYCANNCPYKVRRFNWFKYHDNRQFEQVNPAMNTDLGKMVLNPDVTVRSRGVMEKCSFCVQRIQNGKLQAKKERRPLKDGEVITACQASCSTGAIVFGDVNDPESRISKLLKIAPRNSERPHGIDKIAGNPRAYQVLEEVGVKPNIWYLTKVRNKDA; encoded by the coding sequence ATGGAGAAAGAATCTACGAAGAAGATATACTGGAAAGGCCTTGAGCAACTCACCAACGATGCCGAGTTTGTAAAACACGCCCATCGGGAATTTGCACCCGGACCGGAGGAAGACCTGGGGCATTCACGCAGGGACTTCCTGAAAATGATGGGCTTTGGTGTAGCGGCAGTTTCGTTGGCAGCTTGTGAGGCTCCCATCCGTAAAGCCATTCCTTATGTTAACAAGCCTGAGGATACCGATCCTAGTATTGCCAATTACTATGCCTCTACGTATACCAATGGAGGCGACTATTGCAGCATCGTAGTGAAGACCCGTGAAGGCCGCCCGATTAAAATTGAGGGCAACTCATTATCATCTGTAACCAAGGGTGGCACAAGCGCTCAGGTTGAGGCTTCCGTACTTTCATTGTACGATAATGCCCGGCTGCGCTTTCCACGCGTAGCCGATAATAAGAAAGCTTCCTGGGAAGATCTCGACAAAGCTGTTATTGAAAAATTGAATGCCATTGGTGGCGGCAAAATCGTTATCGTTAGCAACACCATCATAAGCCCCAGCACTAAAGCAGTAATTGAAAAATTCAAGGCAAAATATCCTTCGGCCCAGCTTGTGCAGTATGATCAGAGTTCATGTTATGGAATGCTGAAGGCCAATGAAGAGTCTTTCGGTAAAGCTATGATCCCCTCTTACGATTTCAGTAAGGCAAAAGTAATTGTAAGTGTGGCTGCTGATTTCCTTGGCTCGTGGGTAGCTCCGATTGAATTTACCAAGCAGTACGCTCAAACCCGTGATGTAGGCGAGGACAAAAAGGAGATGTCACGCCACTACCAGTTTGAGGCCGGTATGTCGCTGGCAGGTGCCAATGCAGATTACCGTACCCAAATTAAGCCTTCAGAGGAGGGCGCAGTATTGGTACAACTTTACAATCTGTTGGCCACGAAAGCAGGGGGGTCAACGGTTAGCGGAGGTGTTGATAAGCCTAACCTTGCCAAAGCTGCTGAAGATCTTTGGAAGAACCGTGGCAATGCCTTGGTTGTTGCAGGTTCCAATGATAAATCAATACAGGTTGTAGTAAACGCTATCAACGATATACTGGGAAGTTACGGATCAACCATCCTTCCGCACATTCCTGTTAACTATCGCCAGGGCGATGATCAGGCCATGGCTGATTTCATCAAGGAAGTGAATGCAGGAAGTGTTGCCGGTGTTATTTTTTACAACTGCAATCCTGTTTATGACCACCCCATGGGTTCGCAACTGGCCAGTGGTTTGGGTAAGGTTCAATTGAAAGTGGCTACGGCTTATAAAGAGGATGAAACCGCATCACTGGTTGATTTCATTGCCCCTGATCATCACTACCTGGAGGCATGGAATGATGCAGAGCCTAAAAAGAACCATTATAGCGTTGCCCAGCCGGCCATAACGCCAATCTTTAAATCGCGTGCAGCACAGGAAAGTTTCCTGATCTGGGCGGGCGAAACCAATGTTGATTATTTTGAAATTGTAAAGAATAACTGGAAAAACTGGTTTTATAAATCCGGAAATTTCCAAACGTGGTGGGACACTTGTTTGTACAACGGTGTGCTTGAGCTTCCGGTTGAAGCAGCTACTGTTTCGTTTGCCGGTGATGTAGGCGCTGCGGCTTCAGCCATCGCCTCGAATTATAAAGGAGGTAGTGGTTTCGAAGTTTTTGTATTTGAAAATGCAACGGTCGGCAATGGTTCTCAGGCCAACAACCCGTTACTGCAGGAATTACCCGATCCGATTACAAAAGCAGTTTGGGAACATTACGTTACTGTTGCACCGGCCGACTCGAAAGGGATCAACTTCAAGGAGGCAAAAACCGAATATTATACGATTTCTATACCGGGCAAAGAACCGGTGAAACTTCCTGTATTGGTACAACCTGGTCAAACACCGGGCACGTTAGGTATTCCATTAGGCTATGGACGCACCAAGGCCGGCAAGGTAGCCGATGGCATTGGTAAAAATGCATATCCATTGATCAACATGGTTAATGGATCACTTAGCTATAGCGTTGCAGGTGCTTCGTTTGAGCCTGCCGGTGAACGGTATCAAATTGCTACCACGCAAACCCATCAAACGTATATGGCACGTCAAACGGTAGTGCAGGAAACTACGCTGTCGAACTTTAGCCGTGCCGATTGGAAGAAAGAATTCAAACCCAAGATTGCCACCTGGAAAGATCCTAACCATAAAGTTGCACCAGAAGAACTTTCATTGTGGAAGGGCCATGATTATAAGAATCACCACTGGGGCATGGCCATTGACCTAAATACGTGTATTGGTTGTGGAGCCTGTGTGGTAGCCTGTAACGTTGAGAACAATGTTTCCATGGTGGGTCGCGAAGAGGTGATTAACCGCAGGGAAATGCATTGGTTGCGCATCGACCGCTACTACAGCAGCGATGCAGCCGTACATGATGTGCGTGGTTTGGAAGAAGCTGCTGAAAATCCGGAAGTAGTATTCCAGCCTATGTTGTGTCAGCACTGTAATAACGCTCCTTGCGAAACAGTATGTCCTGTTGCCGCAACCACACACAGCACAGAAGGACTAAATCAAATGACCTATAACCGTTGTATTGGCACTCGTTATTGTGCCAACAACTGTCCGTATAAAGTAAGACGTTTCAACTGGTTCAAATATCACGACAACCGTCAGTTCGAACAGGTTAACCCGGCTATGAATACCGACTTAGGAAAGATGGTATTGAACCCCGATGTGACGGTTCGTTCGCGTGGTGTGATGGAGAAGTGCTCATTCTGCGTGCAGCGCATCCAAAATGGAAAACTCCAGGCGAAGAAGGAGAGAAGGCCATTGAAAGATGGTGAAGTCATTACAGCTTGTCAGGCTTCTTGCTCAACGGGCGCCATCGTATTTGGTGATGTAAATGACCCGGAAAGCCGCATCAGTAAGCTTTTGAAGATTGCCCCGCGCAATTCCGAGCGCCCGCACGGTATCGATAAGATTGCCGGTAACCCGCGCGCATACCAGGTATTGGAGGAAGTAGGCGTGAAACCGAACATCTGGTACCTGACCAAAGTGAGAAATAAAGACGCATAG
- a CDS encoding c-type cytochrome produces the protein MIKVSQHSLLKSISTLVLFFTFSLAYAQQIPTEPEAIANGESLFNANCKTCHRVHQKLVGPALANVYDRAPSIDWLKRFIRNSAAVIASGDEYAVNLYNEYNKTQMTAFTGLKDDQIMNILAYIKAETEKGPAVAATPAAAGGEGGGAGVPAEYLNIILVGMLVILALLVIILVFLVSALKRFLDQKELSEEDREVIHSPYTLASISRSPGFRFILIFIIGSLGFKAVINGLYSIGIQQGYEPKQPIAFSHKLHAGAYEIDCKYCHTGVLKGKSATIPSVNICMNCHRSVKTESPQIQKIWAAADWQPETLSYGPNQKPIEWVRIHNLPDLAYFNHAQHVNVGNIECQTCHGPIQEMEVVKQYSLLTMGWCIDCHRKTDVNSKGNDYYNKLVELHSTSSKQPMKVEDIGGLECAKCHY, from the coding sequence ATGATAAAAGTATCCCAGCACTCACTCCTCAAAAGCATCAGCACCCTTGTCTTATTTTTCACGTTTAGTTTAGCCTACGCACAACAAATACCGACTGAACCTGAGGCTATTGCCAATGGTGAATCGTTGTTTAACGCCAATTGCAAAACGTGCCATCGGGTACACCAAAAATTGGTTGGCCCGGCTTTGGCCAACGTGTATGATCGTGCGCCTTCTATCGATTGGTTGAAGCGGTTTATCCGCAATTCTGCGGCTGTGATTGCCAGTGGTGATGAATATGCCGTTAACCTTTATAATGAGTACAACAAAACCCAGATGACAGCCTTCACCGGCCTGAAGGACGATCAGATCATGAACATTCTGGCGTACATCAAGGCCGAAACTGAAAAAGGTCCTGCAGTAGCTGCCACACCTGCTGCGGCTGGTGGTGAAGGAGGCGGAGCGGGCGTTCCTGCCGAATACTTGAATATAATCCTGGTTGGGATGCTGGTTATTTTGGCCCTGCTGGTAATTATCCTGGTATTCCTGGTTTCTGCGCTCAAGCGTTTTCTCGATCAAAAGGAATTAAGCGAAGAGGACAGGGAAGTTATTCATTCGCCTTATACATTGGCAAGTATATCCCGCAGCCCGGGTTTCAGGTTTATCCTGATCTTTATTATTGGGTCATTGGGCTTCAAGGCGGTTATCAATGGCCTTTACTCTATTGGTATACAGCAAGGCTATGAACCCAAGCAACCTATTGCATTTTCGCACAAGTTGCACGCAGGTGCATATGAGATTGACTGTAAGTATTGCCACACCGGTGTGCTGAAAGGAAAGAGTGCTACTATACCCTCGGTCAACATTTGTATGAATTGCCACCGCTCGGTTAAAACAGAGTCACCGCAGATACAAAAAATATGGGCTGCTGCTGATTGGCAGCCTGAAACGCTCTCCTATGGGCCTAACCAAAAACCTATTGAGTGGGTACGCATCCATAACCTTCCCGACCTGGCCTATTTCAACCATGCCCAGCACGTTAATGTAGGCAACATCGAATGCCAGACTTGCCACGGCCCTATTCAGGAAATGGAAGTTGTTAAACAATATTCATTATTAACTATGGGTTGGTGTATCGACTGCCACCGCAAAACGGATGTAAACTCAAAGGGTAACGATTACTACAATAAGCTTGTAGAGTTGCACAGCACCTCCAGCAAGCAACCCATGAAAGTTGAAGACATTGGCGGGTTGGAGTGCGCCAAATGTCACTATTAA
- a CDS encoding cyanophycinase, giving the protein MVSCQAQDNPTPNPRPETISLGITGDKADVNVPTTFGIVLMGGSTDVDEAIRWMIDRASGGDFVVIRASGSTGYNDYIKGLGNLNSVETLLIDSREKANRTEARDKIRNAEALFIAGGDQANYVNFWADTEVSRAIQYLISEKKVPIGGTSAGCAVLGEIIFDAKNGSIISTEALQNPYDPLLSISESFIKIPYLSNTITDQHYTQRDRHGRHVAFMARMMKDSGIEARGIGVDERTAVCIDQDGNATVFGANKSYFLIHNGANPESCLPGIPLHWLRNQEAVRVYVFQGSASGTPAFNVNQWSSFTPHQYWYSDNGVLKKK; this is encoded by the coding sequence TTGGTTTCTTGCCAAGCACAGGATAATCCCACTCCAAACCCCAGACCTGAAACCATTAGCCTGGGCATTACCGGGGATAAAGCCGATGTAAATGTGCCCACCACATTCGGTATTGTGCTAATGGGTGGCAGCACTGATGTTGATGAAGCTATTAGATGGATGATTGACCGGGCCTCGGGGGGCGACTTTGTTGTAATCCGTGCTTCAGGATCAACCGGGTATAACGATTACATAAAAGGGTTGGGCAATCTCAACTCGGTAGAAACCCTGCTAATTGATAGCCGTGAAAAAGCCAACCGAACGGAAGCGCGTGACAAGATCAGGAATGCCGAGGCCTTATTTATAGCCGGGGGCGATCAGGCCAATTACGTAAACTTTTGGGCCGATACAGAAGTATCGCGGGCGATCCAGTACCTGATAAGCGAAAAGAAAGTACCGATTGGCGGAACCAGTGCGGGTTGTGCCGTGCTTGGCGAAATTATTTTTGACGCTAAAAATGGCAGCATCATTTCAACGGAAGCTTTACAAAACCCGTATGATCCGCTGTTAAGCATTTCGGAAAGCTTCATTAAAATTCCATACCTCTCCAACACCATTACCGACCAGCACTATACCCAACGCGACCGGCACGGAAGGCATGTTGCCTTTATGGCCAGGATGATGAAAGACAGCGGAATAGAGGCGCGTGGCATTGGCGTTGATGAACGCACGGCTGTATGCATCGATCAGGATGGAAATGCAACAGTATTTGGCGCAAATAAATCTTATTTTCTTATCCATAATGGGGCCAATCCGGAAAGTTGCCTGCCCGGCATACCACTGCATTGGCTCCGGAACCAGGAAGCTGTTCGGGTTTATGTTTTCCAGGGCAGTGCATCAGGCACACCGGCTTTTAACGTAAACCAGTGGTCTTCTTTTACGCCTCATCAATATTGGTATTCCGATAACGGTGTGCTTAAAAAGAAGTAA